GCGATTAATTTTTTCATACAGCCCCTTGTAAAGGATTTCATTGATTAAAGTACTTTTTCCAGATCCTGAAACACCAGTAATGCACGTGAAAACCCCTAGTGGTATCTCAACATCGATATTTTGCAAATTATTTTCTTTGGCACCGTATATAGTGATATTATTTCCATTAGAATTTCTTCTAGATGAAGGCAATGAAATGAATTCTCTTCGAGAAAGATAGCTGCCGGTTATGGAATCAGGATTTTCCATAATTTCTTGGGGTGTTCCACTGGCCACAAGATGGCCACCGTGTTCACCAGCCCCCGGCCCAATATCTACCACATAATCTGCAGATAATATAGTTTCTTCATCGTGTTCAACTACAATAAGCGTATTTCCAATATCTCTCAGTCTTTTAAGGGTTTCAATTAGCCTTACATTGTCTCTCTGGTGCAGCCCAATGCTTGGTTCATCAAGGATGTATAAAACACCCACCAACCCAGAACCAATTTGGGTCGCTAAGCGTATTCTCTGGGCCTCCCCACCAGATAGAGTACCGGAAGATCTTTCTAAAGTAATATAATCCAATCCCACATCGACTAAAAACTTTAATCTTTCATTGATCTCTTTTAAAACTTCTTTAGCGATGAAATTTTCTCTTTCTGTGAGTTTTAAATTCTTGAAAAATTCTTTTGACTCTTTAATGGGCATCTTCACAACTTCAAAGATAGATTTACCACCTACCGTTACAGAACGGCTTTCTGGTCTCAACCGACTTCCGTCACATACCGGACATTTATGATCACTCATAAACTGCCCCATGTAACTTCTCATATAATTGGATTTAGTTTCCATATATATACGTTCCATCCGTCGAATAACACCTTCAAATTTTCTCTTAACACGGTATGATCTATTTTTTCTTTTAAATGCAAATTCTATACGTTCAGACGAACCATATAAAATTGCTTTCCGGTATTCTGGATCCAATTCCTTAAAGGGGACATCCATACTAAAACCAAAGTGATCCGCAACCGCTTGCAGCATCTGTTGATAATAGTTATCCTTGTTTTTTGATTTACTCCATGGAACAACAGCTCCCTCATTTAGGGATAATTCTTCATGAGGAACCACTAGGTCTGGATCAATTTCCAGTTTGCTTCCCAAACCATTACATTCTGGGCATGCTCCATGAGGATTATTGAATGAAAACATCCTTGGGCTGATTTCTTCAAAGTTTATGCCGCACTCTACACACGCAAAGTGTTCACTATATATTTTTTCATGGTTATCTTTACCAGACCCATAAACGATAATAAGTATTCCCTCTCCTAATTCCAGAGCCGTTTCTACAGAATCTGCAAGTCTCCTCTGGAAATCAATATCTGATCTGATTACCAATCTATCCACAACGACTTCGATAGAGTGTTTTTTATTTTTATCAAGATCAAAATCTTCTTCTAAATCATGTATTCCACCATCAACCCTCACTCTCACAAAGCCTTTAGTCCTTAGATTTTCAAAGACCTTGAGATGTTCTCCTTTTCTATCTTTTACTACAGGGGCTAAAACTTGAATTTTCGTTCCCTCTCCATTTAAAAGAATATTTTCCACTATTTGGGTAGATGTTTGCTGTGAAATCTCTTTACCACAATTATAACAGTGCGGAGTACCAATTCTAGCAAATAAAAGTCTTAAATAATCATATATTTCAGTTATAGTTCCCACAGTAGATCGGGGATTCACCTTAGTTGTTTTTTGATCAATGGATATAGCTGGAGATAATCCTTCAATATAATCTATCTCTGGTTTTTTCATTTGTCCTAAAAATTGTCTAGCATAAGCAGATAATGATTCAACATATCTTCTCTGGCCTTCGGCATAAATGGTATCAAATGCCAGTGACGATTTTCCAGATCCACTGATCCCCGTAATCACCACTAATTCATCACGGGGAATATTAATGTCAATATTCTGTAAATTGTGCTCTCTAGCCCCTTTAAGGACTATTTTTCCTTTTTTATTCATAATTTCAGCACTCATTAAATTATAACTCCTTATTGTGAATTAATAAAATTAGATTAATTAAGAAATTTTCATCATATTACTTTGATACACCTTTTAGTACCATTAGTTTATCCCTTATTTTTGCAGCCTGTTCAAAATCAAGATCGGCTGCTGCTTTTTGCATATCTTTTTCTAAATCTTTTATTAAAAGCCTTAACTCATCTTTCGGTACTTTCTTAATATCACTGATATCTCCAAGATCCACTTTTTCCTTTTCTTTTTTCTCTTTAAGGGTACGTATTACACTGCGAGGAGTGATATTATTCTTCTCATTGTACTCAATTTGTAGTTTTCTACGGTGATTGGTAATATCCACTGCCGATTTTACAGATTCAGTCAGTTCGTCGGCATAAATCAATACCTGACCTTCGACATTTCGAGCCGCACGACCTATAGTTTGTATTAATGAGGTTTTTGATCTTAGAAATCCTTCTTTATCTGCATCTAAAATAGCTACCAGAGAAACTTCTGGAAGATCTAATCCCTCTCTTAAGAGGTTTACTCCCACCAGGCAATCAAATTCTCCTCGTCTTAAATCATCAATAATTTCAATTCTCTCTAAAGTATCAATTTCTGAGTGGAGATATCTAACTTTTATACCTATTTTAGCATAATAATCTGTAAGGTCTTCAGCCATACGCTTGGTTAATGTTGTTACCAGTATTCTCTGGTTTTTTTCCACCCTCTTTCTAACTTCAGATAATAAATCATCAACCTGTCCCTTAACCGGGCGTACAATTACTTCAGGATCCACTAAACCTGTCGGTCTGATAATCTGTTCCACTACATTCAAGCTGCGTTCTAATTCATACTGGGCAGGAGTTGCGGAAACATAGACTACTTGATCAACTATATTTTCAAATTCATGGAATTGTAAGGGTCTATTTTCCATTGCTGAAGGTAATCTGAAACCATAATCCACTAAAGTTTCCTTACGAGCTCGATCACCATTGTACATCCCCCTAATTTGAGGTACAGTTACATGTGACTCGTCAATTATGGTTAAAAAATTATCAGGAAAATATTTTAATAAAGTATATGGTGTTTCTCCCCACTTACGCCCACTAAGATGGAGAGAATAATTTTCAATTCCAGGACAATAACCCATTTCTTTAAGCATTTCCAGATCAAAACGTGTTCTTTGTTCTAAACGCTGGGCTTCTACTAATTTATTTTGAGATCTTAAGATGATTAATCTCTCTTCCAGTTCTTTTTCAATATCTTTTAATGCTTCTTTAACTTTTTCTTCTGCAATTACAAAGTGTTTTGCGGGAAATATAGTTGTACGTTCTAATTCCTGAACTTTCTTACCTCTTAATGGATCAATTAATGAAATGGCTTCAATCTCATCCCCAAATAATTCAATTCGCAGGGGGGTGGTACCGTGAACTGGATTAATTTCAATTACATCCCCTCTTACACGAAACTGGCCTCTGTTAAAATCTATATCTCCTCTTTCATACTGCATATGAATTAAACGGGAGAGTATTTCTTCCCGATCCATACTATCCCCTATTTGTAGGGAAAGAATAAACTCACCGTAGTCTTCTGGAGATCCTATACCATATATACATGAAACACTGGATACCACAATGACATCGTCTCTTGATAATAAAGATTGTGTGGTTGAATGGCGCATACGATCTATTTCTTCGTTAATAGACGCCTCTTTGTCTATAAATGTATCAGTTCTAGGAACATAAGCTTCGGGTTGGTAGTAGTCATAATAACTCACAAAATATTCTACGGCATTGTTTGGAAAAACTTCTTTAAATTCTTCATACAGCTGCGCAGCTAAAGTTTTATTATGCGAAATAACAAGAGTAGGTTTTTGAACCTTTTCAATTACATTAGCCATGGTAAAAGTTTTACCAGACCCGGTGACACCTAAAAGAGTCTGGTGTTGAAAACCTTTATTGATGCCATCTACCAGAGATTTTATTGCTTTTGGCTGATCACCAAGCGGTTTATAATCTGATACTATTTCAAATTTATTCATTTATTAATCCTCAAAAAAAGTGCGGTTTTTTTGTAATTTAAGATTCATTTTAAAACCATAAAATACAATCCCCTTTTTATTTGTTTGATTTTGTTGATTTTATTTATTTTAGATTTACGAAACAATAAGTGAAAAACTTAAATAATAATATATAATTTAAGAAAAACAATGATAAAATTTATATTAAATATGGTTGTAGTTTAATCCTTAAAAAGCTTTCCACACTATTACAACATCCCATTAAATTATTACAAATATCCCTTTTATTTAGTTATTAAGACTTAATATAAAGTAATGTAAGAAAAGAATATTCATTTTGTGGTAGAGAGCAAAAGAAAAGAAAAGAAATCATCTAAATTAAGCTAAATCAAAATATAAAAATCAATACAACTATAATTAAATTGACCATTAAATCTATAAAATTATAAGTAGAGGTAAAAAGTTGTCCACACGTGTCAATAATCCTGATGATCTTCCAAATAAGCCCGGCGTATATATAATGAAAGATAAACAGGACAATATTATTTATGTAGGTAAATCTATTTCTCTTAAAAAAAGAGTAAAGTCTTATTTTAAAGAATATCATGACACACCCAAGACTACAGTTATGATGGGGCAGTTCAATAGCCTGGAATACATAATAACCGATACTGAAAAAGAAGCCCTTATTTTAGAAGCTAATCTTATAAAAAAACACCGGCCCCGATATAATATTCGTTTAAAAGATGATAAAAGATATCCGTACGTTAAAATAACAAATGAAGATTTTCCCAGAATATTAATTACTAGACACATCTCAAATGACAGTGCTCATTATTTTGGACCATTCACTGATGCAACATCCGTTAGAAAAACTGTTAGATTTGTTAAATCACTTTTTAAAATTCGAAATTGTAAAAGAATGGAAGGACCATGTTTAAACAGTCAAATAGATCTCTGTCATGCGCCCTGCGATAATAAAATATCAAAAGCAGAATATCAGAAATTAATTGAGAATATCGATCTATTTTTCCAAGGTAAATATGGTGAAGTTATGGAAACCCTTCTAAGTGAAATGAATGAAGCCGCAGCAGAGCATAATTTTGAAAGAGCAGCAGTTACTAGAGATCAGATAAATTCAATCAAAGAGATAATGGAACACCAAAATGTTGCTTTTACAGATAACCTAGATCAGGATGTTATTGCAGGTTCTATTGATAAAAGTACCGCTTGTATTGTGGTTTTTTCAGTTCGAGAAGGAAAAATCGTTGGTAAAGACGATTTCCTGATGGCAGGATTTGAAAAATCGTCCCCTAAAGAAATATTGTCTGCTTTCATTAAGCAGTACTATGCAAATCCACGATATGTGCCTGGTGAAATCCTTTTACAGGATAATATTCATGATCAGCAACTGGTAGAAGAATGGTTATCTGATATAAAAGGTTCTAGTGTAGAAATTACAGTTCCCACCGACGGTGTAAAATTTAGACTGGTGAGAATGGTAACAAAAAACGCAGATATTATTCGGAACCAGAAAAAACAGATCAAAAATGCTTTAATTGATTTGAAAAAGTATTTAAAGCTCCCTACTATCCCCCATATAATTGAAGGTTTTGATGTTTCAAATATTTCTGGAAAATCAGCAGTGGGTTCAATGGTCACATTTCATGAAGCTTTACCAAAGAAAGGGAAGTATAGACGTTATAATTTGAAAACTCCTGGACCGGATGATTACGGGATGATGCGTGAACTATTAAATCGAAGATATAAAAAATTAATTGATGAAAGTGATGAAATCCCCGATCTTATCCTAGTTGACGGTGGAAAAGGACAGTTGAATGTGGCTTGTGAAGTTTTAAAAGAATTGAATCTGGAAAAAATTCCAGTAATGGGGCTGGCTAAGGAATTTGAATATATTTTTATCCCTCAAATGGAAGAACCTATAATTCTACCCCCTAATTCTGAATCGTTATTCCTCCTGCAAAGGATTAGGGACGAAGCCCACCGGTTTGCAGTTTCATATCACCGCCAAGTCAGGTCAAAAAATATTGATCATTCTGAACTTGATGAAATTAAGGGTGTGGGACTCCAAAGGAAAATGAATCTTTTAAGACACTTTGGAGATCTAGATACAATAAAAAAAGCTACAAAAGACGAATTAATTCAAGTAAAAGGCATAACTAAAACCGTGGCACAATCAATATATAATCACTTTCATTAAAAATAATACTTAAAAAGCTAAAATAATGCCAAAACACAAAAACATCGTTTATTTTTATTAATATAAATAGTATTCAACACTGAATATAACCTTAATTTTGATAATATGAGTTTTTAACTTAAATAAGATTAGATTTCTAGTTTTTAGATATTATATAAGTAAAACTATTAATATTTGTAAAAATAAAATAGATTTAGAATATAATTTCAAAAGGTACAAATGCCTATACTATATATTATTTAAGGAAATAATCCCTATAAATAAAACCGAACAAGATTATATTATTAGAGATAATGTTATCCTGAGGGAATATAATGGCTGATACAAGTTTGCTGGTTGTAGAAGATGAAAGTATTGTGGCCATGGATATTAAGCATCGCGCAGAAGGGCTGGGATATAATGTATTAGGAATAGCCTCCTCAGGAGAAGAAGCTATTGAAAAGACTGAAAAAACCAGGCCTGATTTAATATTAATGGATATCGTCTTAAAAGGGAAAATGGATGGTGTTGAGGCAGCTCAAATAATAAGAGATAAATTTGATATTCCCGTTGTATATTTAACTGCATATTCCGATGAAAAAACATTGGGAAGAGCAAAACTTACAGGCCCATTTGGATATATTATAAAACCATTTGAGGACAGGGAACTTCACAGTGCAGTTGAAGTTGCTCTTTATAAACACAAAATGGATAGTAAACTTAAAGAAAGTGAAGAAAGATATCGGGCGTTATTTGAATCTTCACCAGACCCTATTCTTTTACTGGACACTGATGGTAAAATTAATTTCATGAATCATCGCGTTGAAACTCTTTTAGGAATACGCCGAAAAAAAGTTATCGGAAATTCTTTATTAACCCTATCTAAATGGGGATTTATTGATGAAGTTACTGTGAAAAAATACCTTGAATTAATTCCTATAATCCTCAGTGAAGGTAGAATAGATAGTTTTGAGATGAATATTATAGATAAAAATAAGGATTCTTTTTACTTTGAAACTTATTCTACATTACTAACTTCTGAAGAAAAAGGCTCAATTATTCAATTAATAGGCCACGATATAACTTCTAGAGTAGAAGCAGAAAAACAAAAAGTAGAATTAGTACGTGAAAAAGCACGAGTCGAATTATATGGATTTGTAGTGAGTGCTGTTCCCGTTTTTGCTTCATCTATTCCCCCTCAACTTAGAAATACAATAATAAAAAATTTTGCTGATCGCTTTGAACAGAATGTTAGACCTAATTTTTACAAAGAAATGGCTCGTATTGGTTTACTTAATCAGATTAAAGAAAATACTGAGGAAAATAAAACTGAAATATTTGATGCATATCTATCCTGGTTAAAAGAATTACTTTCCAACCTCGGTATTCAAACGAAAGTTAAAACCAATCATTCTAAATATAAACTGGAATTTATTACTTTTCCATGGATCGATGAGGCTCGAAAAAATCCCATATTCTCTCTCATATTTAGAGCTATGATTATTAGAAGCTTCACCTGGACTGGACTTAAAGGAAATGTCACTCAAACTTCAAGCCTGCTCGAAGGATCTAAAAACATTCAATTTGAATTCCATTTACCTCATTAACATTTACCCTTCAACAATATTTCCCCACATAATAAAATAAAAAGGAGGCGTGACTTTGTTAGAGAGGATAAAAACTGGAATAAATGGATTAGATAACTTAATGAGTGGTTTTCCAAAAGGAAGATCTGTTTTAATAACAGGAGACGCAGGTTCTGGAAAAACTATTTTTGGATTGCAATTTGCAATTAGTAGCTGTAAACAGGGCTATAAAACAGCGTACATTACCACTGAAGAGGATGATGAAGACTTAGAAAGGCAATGCAGATCATTTAATTGGGATACACAATCCCTAATTGACAAAGGAACTTTAAAATTCATCGAACTTGCGGGTCTGCGAGCCAAAGTAACTGAAGCAGAAATGAATATTGGTGTAGATGCTATAAAAGGAAACTTTGAAAAACTCATCCATGAAATTTCGCCAGATGTTAAAGTAGTGATAATTGATAGTATGGGCAGCCATACTGCAAAATTGACTCCCTATGAATTCAGAGACCGTTTTGATCTTTTAATTTATGAACTAAAACAAAAAGGCATTACATCCATGATAATATTAGATAGTGCTACTTCACGGGAATTCAATGAATTAGCTTTATTTTCTGTTTATGGTGCGATTAAACTATTAAAACGGGAAAACCCATATACTGGAAGGCGTGAAAGAGTAATGGATATTGTAAAAATGAGAAGTACAAAAACACCTATTGAATTTGTAGCCTATGAAATCAATGATAATGGTATAGAAACTGTTGATCAAATGGAAAGTGAAGAAGAAGATTTCTAAAAACAATAATATTTTTTATTAACTGAAAAAATATGCCAAAAAAGAAATTTTAGTGTTTAAATATACTAAATTAGCATCAGCTTTGATTTATATTTAAACAATAATTTTTTAAAGATTTTCCAATGCATTTACCAACAAATTAATGGTTTCTTCAATATCTTCCATACTGGCAATGCTTACTGTGGTATGGATATATCGAGTAGGGACTGAGACAACTCCCGAAGGAATACCTTCTCGGGTAAGGTGTATGGCAGTTGCATCGGTAGTTCCACCCTCACTAACTTCTAATTGAACTGGAATTTTGTTTTCTTCTGAAGCTGAAATTAACCATTCTTTAATTTTAGGATGAGTTATAATTCCCCTACCACTTGCATCAGTAAGGATAATTGCAGGTCCTTTTCCTATTTTAGCTGGAGCTTCATCTTCTTTCATTCCAGGATGATCGCCGGCAATGGTCACATCAAGGGCAAGTGCAATATCTGGATTAATCTTAAATGCAGAAGTTTTAGCCCCCTTAAGTCCGACTTCCTCTTGCACTGTACCTACGCCATAAATATTAGCTTTTGATTTTGCTCTTTTTAAAGTTTCTATCATGATCAAACAACCAATTCTATTATCCAGTGCTTTACCAGTGATTAACGAATTAGGTAGTTCTGTAAACTCATTTTTAAATATAACTGAATCCCCAACACTGACCATTTTACTGGCTTCTTCACGAGATGATGCACCTATATCAATAAACATGTCTTCATAGCTAGTTATTTTCTTCCTCTCAGCTGCTTTCATTCGGTGAGGTGGTTTGGATCCAATGACACCCAGAATCGGGCCTTTTTTTCCATAGACATATACAACCTGGTTTAATAGCATTTGATCATTAATTGCCCCTATTTTTGAGAATTTCATGAAACCTTTTTTATCAATATGCCTTACCATCAAACCAATTTCATCCATGTGGGCAGCTAGCATGACATTAGGATATTCAGGGTCTCCTTTTTTAAAAGCGATGATATTTCCAAGCCTATCTTGCTCTATTGTGTCAACATTGTCTTTTAATTCTTCAGTGATTAGTTTCCGAACTTCTTCTTCGAATCCAGATATACCTGGAACATCTGAAAGTTTTTTCATCAATTTTATCATTTATTACACCTTAGACTGATATTTAAACTTATAAAGTTATGAATAATTTATATTAACCTGAAAATTAATATAATATTCTTAAAAAATTAATTAAAGAGATTTAATTAAAATAAGGATCCCTACTACAATAATTAAAATTTGAGGCCAGGATTCAAGATACTGTAATGGTATAAGGCCCATGTTTATAGCGTACCATACAAATCCAATTACAATAAACGCCAATCCTATATAAATCCCGTAAACATTTCTTTTTTTCTTTTTTTCTTCCATTTCTCTTCTTGAAGTAGTCTCAGCATCAATATCAATATCTTCTTTCATGGAACTCCTCTCACCAATTATTTAATTAAAAACTAATAAAATGTCATGGAATTATCTATGTTTATTCTATTATTTATTATACTATATGAAAATTAAATATTTCTACTTTAAATAAAAATATCAGAGTACCATTATCACATCCCCATTTCAAGATGAAAAGCAGCATACTCTATCTAAAATTGAACATTAAAAATTTATATCTTTACAACCCATTTTTTTATATGATTCCAAAAGATCATCCTCGTTATCAATCACTATTACTAAGAGAAAAAATTGTCATTGCTCACCAAAATGGCATCCTTGCAGAGTCAGGAATGATTGCTCATGGGAGAGGAGAAGCATTTGATTATCTTATTGGGGAAAAAACAAGTGCCCCTGCAAAAAAAGCCATAAAAGCAGCTGCTGCAGCATTATTAGTTGCTGAAAATCCTGTTCTATCTGTTAATGGAAATACGGCAGCATTGGCATCCCGAAATATGGTGAATTTAGCCAAAACAATACCTGCTAAAATAGAAATAAATCTTTTTTATAGAACTCCAGAAAGAGTTGAAGCAGTAAAAAATGTTTTAGAAAAATCCGGAGCAGAAGAGATATTGGGTACTGAAGATGAAGATTTAAAACACGTGGATAATATAAAAAGTCCCAGATCAACTGCCAGTCCAGAGGGCATATTCACAGCAGATGTAGTTCTGGTACCGTTAGAAGATGGCGATCGTGCAGAAATACTAGTCAATAGTGGGAAAAAGATTATAACTATTGATTTAAATCCCCTCTCAAGGACAGCACAAAAATCATCCATAACTATTGTTGATAACATTGTAAGAGCCATTCCATTAATAAAAAAAGAGACTAAGAAACTTAAAAATGAAGACCCGCGTATTTTAAAGAAAATTATAAAAGAATTTGATAATAAAAAAAATCTTGATGAATCTTTAACTATAATTACACCTAAATAAAATAAAAAACTCAGTTATAATAAAGATTAACTAAAAAAATAAATTATTAAACGTTCTTTTAAATTTAATCTACCTTGAAATGAATTATATGAATTATTCATTCAGAATACACTTAATAATAATCATATTTAATAAATTAGACTATTATCTAAAATAAACAACAATATTAATATGCAATGATTACAATGATCTTAGAAGTGAAAAAATGAAAGTGATTGGAGTTTCAGGAATGCCCGGATCAGGAAAAGGCGTGGTCTCTCAGATTGCCCATAGAATGGGTATGCGAATCATTAGAATGGGGGATGTTATCCGGGATGAAGCTAAAAAAAGGAATGAAGATGTGGGTAAAACCGCTGTAACTTTAAGAAAAGAGTTTGGAGATTACATAGTTGCTGAAAAATGCGTTGAAAAAATCAAATTAGAACAGTCAAAAGCAGATAGTAATGTAATCTTCATGATCGAGGGAATTAGAAGTCCATATGAGTTAGATATTTTTAGAAATAATTTTAATGAATTCATAATTATCTCAGTATTTTCCAATCCAAAAACCAGATTTAAACGATTAAAGAGGAGAAAACGATCAGATGATTTTTCAGAATTCTCTGAATTTCAAAAGCGGGATAAAAGAGAGTTATGCTTTGGCATTGGTGAAGTGATTGCTACTTCTGATTACTTAATTGTTAACGAAGGCCCTCTGTGGCGCTTCAAAAACCAGGTAAAACGAATTCTTCGCCACCAAAACAAAAATGTGAATGATGAAACAATATAGTCAGGTGAATACTTATGGAATGCTTAGTCAATATTTCATCTAAAATTAATGCAACTGAAGATTCAGAAAAAGTTGTAAAATCAGTCCAGAATATATTCAATGGAGGGTCATTAAAAATTGATGAAAAAATGGTTTTATTACAGGGAGACTGCAGTCTACTTAAAAATTTTAAAGAAATTTTAGAAAATGAGAAAATAAGGGCC
The nucleotide sequence above comes from Methanobacterium alcaliphilum. Encoded proteins:
- a CDS encoding AAA family ATPase, which translates into the protein MKVIGVSGMPGSGKGVVSQIAHRMGMRIIRMGDVIRDEAKKRNEDVGKTAVTLRKEFGDYIVAEKCVEKIKLEQSKADSNVIFMIEGIRSPYELDIFRNNFNEFIIISVFSNPKTRFKRLKRRKRSDDFSEFSEFQKRDKRELCFGIGEVIATSDYLIVNEGPLWRFKNQVKRILRHQNKNVNDETI